One window from the genome of Thalassospira xiamenensis M-5 = DSM 17429 encodes:
- a CDS encoding aspartate aminotransferase family protein — MSHNTDPKFWDAAKKHLIRYGGTFEPAIIERAKGSFVYDADDRPILDFTSGQMSALLGHGHPKIVETVQSQVEKVAHLFSGMLSRPVVTLAERLAELAPGLDRVLLLSTGAESNEAAIRMAKLVTGKHEIVAFSKSWHGMTGVAASATYSAGRKGYGPAAVGSFAIPAPNAFRPRFKHADGTLDWQTELDDAFNLVDSQSTGNLAAFIAEPILSSGGMLPLPKGYLAALKQKCVERGMLLILDEAQTGVGRTGDMFAFERDGVTPDIMTLSKTIGAGLPLAAVMTTAEIEDAAHEKGFLFYTTHVSDPLPAAVGVTVLDVVRDEKLVDRARTSGQKLFDGLSRLKDRYDCVGDVRGRGLMLGVEIVKRGADGQFREPDHELGAAIATEAFRNGLSMNIVKLPGMGGVFRIAPPLTISDAELDLGLSIIAKSIEGALSGH, encoded by the coding sequence ATGTCGCATAATACCGATCCGAAATTCTGGGACGCCGCCAAAAAACACCTGATCCGCTATGGCGGCACGTTTGAACCCGCCATCATCGAACGCGCCAAGGGATCGTTCGTTTATGACGCCGATGACCGTCCCATTCTGGATTTCACATCCGGTCAAATGAGTGCGCTTTTGGGCCACGGCCATCCGAAAATCGTCGAAACCGTGCAAAGCCAGGTCGAAAAAGTCGCCCATCTGTTTAGCGGCATGCTGTCCCGCCCGGTGGTGACATTGGCCGAACGTCTGGCGGAACTGGCACCGGGGCTGGATCGGGTTTTGTTGCTGTCAACCGGGGCAGAGTCCAACGAGGCCGCGATCCGCATGGCAAAGCTTGTCACCGGCAAGCATGAAATCGTCGCCTTTTCCAAAAGCTGGCACGGTATGACCGGCGTTGCCGCATCGGCAACCTATAGTGCGGGGCGCAAGGGATATGGCCCGGCGGCAGTCGGATCGTTCGCCATTCCCGCGCCCAATGCCTTTCGCCCGCGTTTCAAACATGCCGACGGGACGCTTGATTGGCAGACGGAGCTTGATGATGCGTTTAATCTGGTCGATAGCCAGTCGACCGGCAATCTTGCAGCCTTCATTGCCGAACCGATCCTGTCATCGGGCGGCATGTTGCCCCTGCCCAAGGGATATCTGGCCGCCCTTAAGCAGAAATGCGTTGAACGCGGCATGTTGCTTATTCTGGACGAGGCCCAAACGGGCGTGGGCCGTACCGGCGATATGTTCGCCTTTGAACGCGATGGCGTGACACCCGATATCATGACGCTGTCCAAAACCATCGGTGCTGGCCTGCCGCTTGCCGCTGTCATGACCACGGCTGAAATCGAGGATGCCGCCCATGAAAAGGGCTTCCTGTTTTACACCACCCATGTGTCCGATCCCCTGCCCGCCGCCGTCGGTGTGACGGTGCTTGACGTAGTGCGCGACGAGAAGCTGGTCGACCGTGCCCGGACATCAGGTCAGAAGCTGTTTGATGGCTTATCAAGGCTCAAAGACCGGTATGATTGCGTCGGCGATGTGCGCGGGCGGGGGCTTATGCTGGGTGTGGAGATCGTCAAACGTGGCGCGGATGGACAGTTCCGGGAACCCGATCATGAACTGGGGGCCGCGATTGCGACCGAGGCATTCAGAAACGGGCTTAGCATGAATATCGTCAAGCTGCCCGGCATGGGCGGTGTGTTCCGCATCGCCCCGCCACTGACGATCAGCGACGCGGAGCTCGACCTTGGCCTGTCGATCATCGCCAAATCGATTGAGGGGGCATTGTCGGGCCACTAA
- a CDS encoding LysR family transcriptional regulator codes for MQTLLDLKLLATFVRAAHSGTLSATAIQVGRTQSTVTMQIQRLEETLGQSLFHRSGSGVSLTGAGERFLGYAERILRLHDEAVSAFSDKGLHGSMVFGCPEDYLITFFPALLKSFGTIHPDVEIKVVSAPSPELNRLLHASQIDMAITSTPEIHDRQKIVRTEQLAWVGSKPALELHDFPDGAIPLAMPASNAMDHKAACDAMDEAGMRYKISYASNSLTGLIAVARSGLAISVMMQKAVPADLYILKSPMPALPRLGLQVVTSSTARSPAISAFGDHIRNLLPFL; via the coding sequence ATGCAGACCCTGCTTGATCTCAAATTGCTTGCGACCTTTGTGCGGGCCGCGCATTCCGGCACGCTCAGTGCCACGGCCATTCAGGTGGGCCGCACCCAGTCAACCGTGACCATGCAGATCCAGCGGCTTGAAGAAACACTCGGCCAAAGCCTGTTTCACCGAAGCGGCAGCGGGGTCAGCCTGACCGGGGCGGGGGAGCGGTTTCTGGGCTATGCCGAGCGGATTTTACGCCTGCATGACGAGGCCGTTTCGGCCTTTTCCGACAAGGGGCTGCATGGCTCGATGGTGTTTGGCTGCCCGGAGGATTACCTGATCACGTTTTTTCCGGCTTTGCTTAAAAGCTTTGGCACCATCCACCCGGATGTCGAGATCAAGGTGGTATCGGCCCCAAGCCCGGAATTGAACCGCCTGCTGCATGCCAGCCAGATCGACATGGCCATCACCTCGACCCCGGAAATCCATGATAGGCAAAAGATCGTGCGCACCGAACAGCTCGCCTGGGTCGGAAGCAAACCGGCGCTGGAACTCCACGATTTCCCCGATGGTGCCATTCCGCTTGCGATGCCCGCCTCAAACGCCATGGATCACAAGGCGGCCTGCGATGCGATGGATGAGGCGGGGATGCGCTATAAAATATCCTATGCTAGCAACAGCCTGACCGGCCTGATCGCGGTGGCGCGGTCCGGCCTTGCGATCAGCGTGATGATGCAAAAAGCCGTCCCGGCGGACCTTTACATCCTCAAATCCCCGATGCCCGCCTTGCCACGGCTTGGTTTGCAGGTCGTGACATCAAGCACCGCGCGTAGCCCGGCGATTAGTGCGTTTGGCGATCACATCCGGAATTTGCTGCCGTTTTTGTGA
- the parS gene encoding type II toxin-antitoxin system Xre/ParS family antitoxin, which translates to MSSAVADIKATKDAGATFWKAVGIPARGPELHEALQQGIPYATYGKLASAAGLDRKELAKYVVIPMATLQRRAKLGRFKVDESDKLYRFAEVLSAATDLFEGDRDQARDWLLSPVQGLGGARPAEMIATSAGTDAVLDLIGRLEHGVFA; encoded by the coding sequence ATGTCTTCTGCTGTTGCGGATATCAAGGCTACCAAGGATGCTGGCGCGACCTTCTGGAAGGCGGTCGGTATTCCCGCACGTGGGCCGGAGCTGCATGAAGCGTTGCAGCAGGGTATTCCTTACGCGACCTATGGCAAGCTGGCGTCTGCTGCCGGGTTGGATCGCAAAGAACTGGCGAAATATGTTGTTATTCCGATGGCGACCCTGCAACGCCGGGCGAAACTTGGCCGGTTCAAGGTTGATGAAAGCGACAAGCTGTATCGCTTTGCCGAAGTGTTGAGTGCGGCCACCGATTTGTTTGAAGGTGACCGGGATCAGGCGCGCGACTGGCTTTTGAGCCCTGTGCAGGGGCTTGGCGGGGCGCGTCCGGCGGAAATGATTGCGACATCGGCGGGGACCGATGCGGTGCTTGATCTGATCGGGCGGCTGGAACATGGCGTCTTTGCATGA
- a CDS encoding RES family NAD+ phosphorylase, whose product MSGIAAYRLVKQKWKSSAFDGEGARLYGGRWNSRGKPAIYLAGSQSLAMLEIMVHLNDYRLLSSYVMFELRIPAAEIADLPQNRIPPDWRAEPAPPSTAEIGDAWLDEGAGLALAVPSVVIPGERNYLLNPKHPLFSSTVKNATELDFTPDPRL is encoded by the coding sequence ATGAGCGGCATTGCGGCTTATCGCCTGGTCAAGCAGAAATGGAAATCATCTGCCTTTGACGGCGAAGGGGCGCGGCTTTATGGCGGGCGCTGGAACAGCCGGGGGAAACCGGCGATTTATCTGGCCGGATCGCAGTCGCTTGCGATGCTTGAAATCATGGTCCATCTGAACGATTACCGGCTGCTTTCAAGCTATGTGATGTTTGAATTGCGCATTCCCGCCGCCGAAATTGCCGACTTGCCGCAAAATCGCATCCCGCCCGACTGGCGCGCCGAACCGGCCCCGCCATCGACCGCCGAAATCGGCGATGCGTGGCTTGATGAGGGGGCTGGTCTGGCACTTGCCGTGCCCAGTGTTGTGATTCCGGGGGAGCGGAATTATCTGCTGAACCCGAAACACCCGTTATTTTCCAGCACGGTCAAAAACGCGACCGAACTTGATTTCACGCCAGATCCGCGACTATAG
- a CDS encoding FAD-binding and (Fe-S)-binding domain-containing protein, translating to MTVPAPTAKPTPAPKPAPRSFSRFNRLPVLTPDRSLDSLTLGFLKTLEKEGKFAGEIHADFPSRLINATDNSVYQVMPTAVLQPKNRNDINVVMELAGREEFSEVKITPRGGGTGTNGQSLNTTITLDTSKHLNNILGFDAEKGLVHVEPGVVLDQLNAWLKPHGFFFPPAVSTASRATIGGMIGSDSSGKGSRIYGKTSHYINDMTTVLIDGTDFRTHAMSASDAAEIMGRDDRSGQLYRKIHDEIMPRRDQINAIFPEMNRGLTGYNLKEAVSDQGDMNLSFLIAGAEGSLGMVKEITLRVIPLPKHKAVTVVRYDSFDSALRHVGTLVQFDPVAIESIDDKVMELAKQDESWHLLGKLLGTEDSTVPTRGFNVVEFIGETPEDVAAKQAELRAYLEANPDADYAPIGFVQATDPTQIAAIWSIRAKSVGLLGNLEGKRRATPFVEDTAVPPENLADFIAEFRALLDAEGLDYGMFGHVDVGCLHVRPLLDMCDEQDEARLRRVSDKVVDLTKKYNGLIWGEHGKGFRGEYSPTYFGPELYDVLKRIKEAFDPEGQLNPGKIASPYSKNTPITAIDEAPMRGQLDRQIEDRLRDEYLNATRCNGNGACFNWDLMDAMCPSYKVTRDRVHSPKGRAGLVREWIRQLSVGTDPRNQDLAVINARDFSHDVYDAMAGCLSCKACAGQCPVKVDIPEMKSRFLEAYHTRYKRPVKDYVIAQLETIAPLMAKAPLLFNALQSIPPLPWIFKSLIGLTDLPKLSRQSVRSALRKRGIGKFRLADLEALSSADRAKSVVLLQDCFTSHYDIDVFIAHIDLLQKLGYRVFVPPYRPNGKALHVKGFLKRFDYQARQNDIVYGRLAKTGVPLIGIEASVTLTYRQEYAQRLGTERPDYRVHLFHEWLAAEIMEGRLTLPASSGNAEVAAPATLFPHCTEKTSIPDVSIKWQKIFEAFGIKLATEKTGCCGMAGVYGHETRHQETSRALYDQSWKKKVDQTGLGNMLVTGYSCRCQVARFEGAKPKHPVEYLAELV from the coding sequence ATGACCGTGCCCGCCCCGACCGCCAAGCCGACACCCGCGCCAAAACCCGCCCCCCGCAGCTTTTCGCGCTTCAACCGCCTGCCGGTTCTGACCCCGGATCGGTCGCTTGACAGTCTGACGCTCGGTTTCCTCAAAACCCTTGAAAAAGAAGGCAAATTTGCCGGTGAAATCCATGCCGATTTCCCGTCCCGCCTGATCAATGCCACCGATAACAGCGTCTATCAGGTGATGCCAACCGCCGTCCTGCAGCCAAAAAACCGCAATGATATCAACGTTGTGATGGAACTTGCCGGGCGCGAGGAATTTAGCGAGGTCAAAATCACCCCGCGCGGTGGTGGCACCGGCACCAATGGCCAGTCTCTCAACACCACCATCACGCTCGATACATCCAAGCATCTCAATAACATACTGGGTTTTGATGCCGAAAAGGGTCTGGTTCATGTCGAGCCGGGCGTGGTGCTTGATCAGCTGAATGCTTGGCTGAAACCGCATGGTTTCTTCTTCCCACCCGCCGTTTCCACCGCCAGCCGGGCGACCATCGGCGGCATGATCGGGTCCGATAGCTCCGGCAAGGGATCGCGGATTTATGGCAAAACAAGCCATTATATCAATGACATGACCACGGTCCTGATCGACGGCACCGATTTCCGCACCCACGCAATGAGTGCTTCTGATGCCGCCGAGATCATGGGCCGTGATGACCGCAGCGGTCAGCTTTACCGCAAAATCCACGACGAAATCATGCCGCGTCGCGATCAGATCAACGCGATTTTCCCGGAAATGAACCGCGGGCTTACGGGCTATAACCTCAAGGAAGCCGTTTCGGATCAAGGGGATATGAATTTAAGCTTCCTGATCGCCGGGGCGGAGGGCAGCCTTGGCATGGTCAAGGAAATCACGCTCCGCGTCATTCCGCTGCCAAAGCACAAGGCGGTCACGGTGGTGCGTTATGACAGCTTCGACAGTGCGCTTCGCCATGTCGGCACCCTTGTGCAGTTTGACCCGGTCGCGATTGAAAGCATCGATGACAAGGTCATGGAACTGGCAAAGCAGGATGAAAGCTGGCATCTGCTGGGCAAACTGCTCGGGACCGAGGATAGTACTGTTCCCACACGCGGCTTCAATGTCGTTGAATTCATTGGCGAAACCCCCGAAGACGTCGCGGCCAAACAGGCCGAACTGCGCGCCTATCTTGAGGCCAACCCGGATGCCGATTATGCCCCCATCGGCTTTGTGCAGGCAACCGACCCCACCCAAATCGCCGCCATCTGGTCGATCCGGGCGAAATCGGTGGGCCTGCTTGGCAATCTTGAAGGCAAGCGCCGCGCGACCCCCTTTGTCGAGGATACCGCTGTTCCACCGGAAAACCTTGCCGATTTTATCGCGGAATTCCGGGCTTTGCTGGATGCCGAGGGGCTTGATTACGGCATGTTTGGCCATGTCGATGTCGGCTGTCTGCATGTCCGCCCGTTGCTTGATATGTGTGACGAGCAGGACGAAGCCCGCCTGCGCCGTGTGTCGGACAAGGTCGTTGACCTGACCAAAAAATATAACGGCCTGATCTGGGGCGAACATGGCAAGGGTTTCCGCGGCGAATATTCCCCAACCTATTTCGGGCCGGAGCTTTATGATGTGCTCAAGCGCATCAAGGAAGCCTTTGATCCGGAAGGACAATTAAACCCCGGCAAGATCGCCTCCCCCTATTCTAAAAACACCCCGATCACCGCGATTGACGAAGCCCCGATGCGTGGCCAGCTTGACCGCCAGATCGAAGACAGGCTGCGTGATGAATACCTTAACGCGACGCGGTGTAACGGCAACGGGGCCTGCTTTAACTGGGACCTGATGGATGCGATGTGCCCGTCCTACAAGGTCACGCGCGACCGCGTTCATTCGCCCAAGGGCCGGGCGGGCCTGGTCCGTGAATGGATAAGGCAGCTTTCGGTCGGCACCGATCCGCGCAATCAGGACCTCGCCGTGATCAATGCGCGCGATTTCTCGCACGATGTCTATGATGCGATGGCCGGTTGCCTGTCCTGCAAGGCCTGTGCGGGGCAATGCCCGGTCAAGGTCGATATCCCGGAAATGAAATCACGGTTCCTCGAGGCCTATCACACCCGTTACAAACGCCCGGTGAAGGATTACGTGATCGCACAGCTTGAAACCATCGCCCCCCTGATGGCAAAGGCACCTTTGCTTTTCAATGCCCTGCAATCCATCCCGCCGCTGCCGTGGATTTTCAAAAGCCTGATCGGCCTGACCGATTTGCCGAAACTCAGCCGCCAAAGCGTGCGTTCGGCCCTGCGCAAACGCGGCATTGGCAAATTCAGACTGGCCGATCTTGAAGCCCTTTCTTCTGCCGATCGCGCCAAATCCGTGGTGCTTTTGCAGGATTGCTTCACCAGCCACTATGACATCGATGTCTTCATCGCCCATATCGATCTTCTGCAGAAGCTCGGCTACCGCGTTTTCGTGCCGCCCTATCGCCCGAATGGCAAGGCCTTGCATGTGAAGGGTTTCCTCAAACGCTTTGATTATCAGGCGCGGCAAAACGATATCGTCTATGGCCGACTGGCTAAAACCGGCGTACCCCTGATCGGGATAGAGGCCAGCGTAACCCTGACCTATCGGCAGGAATACGCCCAGCGCCTTGGCACGGAACGCCCGGATTACCGCGTGCATCTGTTCCATGAATGGCTGGCCGCCGAGATCATGGAAGGCCGCCTTACCCTGCCCGCAAGCAGCGGGAATGCAGAGGTTGCGGCCCCGGCAACCCTCTTCCCCCATTGCACGGAAAAAACATCAATCCCCGACGTCAGCATCAAATGGCAAAAGATTTTCGAGGCCTTCGGCATCAAACTCGCGACCGAGAAAACCGGCTGCTGCGGCATGGCCGGCGTTTACGGCCACGAAACCCGCCATCAGGAAACATCCCGCGCGCTTTATGACCAAAGCTGGAAAAAGAAAGTCGATCAGACGGGCTTGGGTAACATGCTCGTCACCGGCTATTCGTGTCGTTGTCAGGTTGCGCGATTTGAGGGTGCGAAGCCGAAACATCCGGTGGAGTATCTGGCGGAGTTGGTCTGA
- a CDS encoding ABC transporter ATP-binding protein: MSMLTLSDITVRFEPKGKPPVLALDDVSLSVAHDTFSVIVGPSGCGKSTLLRLVAGLEVPTSGTMALDGQPIAGPSADRGMVFQSYTLFPWLTVRENIMFGPQLKKLPKSECEDIADDLIRAVHLTGFEGSYPKELSGGMRQRVALARALANDPRILLMDEPFGALDSQTRQLMQELLLDVWQSRRKTVLFITHDIDEAIFLGDEVHVMTARPGKIKKSLAIDIPRPRSIDALTSPEFMHYKKTILSLMHDESVRADTPEPAMA, from the coding sequence ATGAGCATGCTCACCCTTTCTGACATCACCGTCCGTTTCGAGCCCAAGGGAAAGCCGCCGGTTCTGGCCCTTGATGATGTGTCACTTTCGGTTGCCCATGATACGTTTTCGGTGATTGTCGGCCCGTCGGGCTGTGGCAAATCAACGCTGTTGCGACTGGTGGCGGGGCTGGAGGTCCCGACGTCGGGCACGATGGCGCTTGATGGCCAGCCGATTGCCGGGCCGTCGGCCGACCGGGGTATGGTGTTTCAAAGCTACACCCTGTTTCCGTGGCTGACCGTGCGCGAAAACATCATGTTCGGGCCGCAGCTTAAAAAACTGCCGAAATCCGAATGCGAAGACATTGCCGATGATCTGATCCGCGCGGTTCACCTGACCGGGTTCGAGGGATCATATCCCAAGGAACTTTCGGGCGGGATGCGCCAGCGTGTGGCACTGGCCCGTGCGCTTGCCAATGATCCGCGCATTCTTCTGATGGATGAACCGTTTGGCGCGCTCGATAGCCAGACCCGCCAGCTGATGCAGGAACTGCTGCTTGACGTCTGGCAAAGCCGCCGCAAAACCGTGCTGTTCATCACCCATGACATTGACGAGGCGATATTCCTGGGCGACGAGGTCCATGTCATGACCGCACGTCCCGGCAAGATCAAAAAGTCGCTTGCCATCGACATTCCCCGCCCGCGCAGCATCGATGCCCTGACCTCGCCAGAATTCATGCATTACAAAAAAACCATCCTGTCGCTGATGCACGATGAATCGGTGCGGGCCGATACGCCGGAACCGGCGATGGCGTGA
- a CDS encoding ABC transporter permease → MWTRSLFSPKTEIPKSAFIGLSLCSVSLVLGLWCLLTYGGITPKDFLAAPHEVIEAAIKRIGNLSLFHHIGASLSVILSGFILASIFAVPIGILMGSFRAVQALVEPLTGFMRYIPVSALIPLLILWVGIGIEQKIMVIFLGTFFQQLILISDVSARVSKDLIDCAYTLGANRKQVALRILVPACMPGVMDNLRVTMGWAWTYLVVAELVAADTGLGYMILNAMRGLFTDVILLGVFTIGILGLITDLIFKVLRKKLLPWSADF, encoded by the coding sequence ATGTGGACCAGATCGCTGTTTTCGCCCAAGACCGAAATACCGAAATCCGCCTTTATCGGATTGTCGCTCTGTTCGGTTTCTCTTGTCCTTGGTCTCTGGTGCCTGCTCACCTATGGCGGCATCACGCCAAAGGACTTCCTTGCCGCCCCGCACGAGGTGATTGAGGCCGCGATCAAGCGCATCGGCAATCTGTCGCTGTTTCATCATATCGGGGCCAGCCTCTCGGTCATTCTGTCGGGCTTTATCCTTGCTTCCATCTTCGCCGTTCCGATCGGCATCCTGATGGGAAGCTTCCGCGCCGTGCAGGCCTTGGTCGAACCGCTGACCGGTTTCATGCGCTATATCCCGGTATCGGCCCTGATACCGCTTCTGATCCTCTGGGTCGGGATCGGCATCGAACAGAAAATCATGGTGATTTTCCTCGGCACCTTCTTTCAGCAGCTCATCCTGATTTCCGATGTCTCGGCGCGTGTGTCCAAGGACCTGATTGACTGCGCCTATACGCTCGGTGCCAACCGCAAACAGGTGGCGCTCCGCATTCTGGTTCCGGCCTGTATGCCCGGTGTCATGGATAACCTGCGCGTCACCATGGGCTGGGCCTGGACCTATCTGGTGGTGGCAGAACTCGTCGCCGCCGATACCGGCCTTGGCTATATGATCCTCAATGCCATGCGCGGCCTGTTTACCGACGTCATCCTGCTGGGTGTGTTTACCATCGGCATCTTGGGCCTGATCACCGATCTCATCTTCAAGGTCCTGCGCAAAAAGCTCCTGCCCTGGTCTGCGGATTTCTAA
- a CDS encoding ABC transporter substrate-binding protein, which yields MKHLFKGLCLSAIALGTVWGLSAPASANQELTIAHSTWVGYGPLYIARDKGFFEEEGLDVDLVVMEDVKTRMPALAAGRIDVAVTTIDTVLAFYSPEHPLSYLFALDDSRGGDGIVAGKDIKTIADLKGKSIAFTEGSVSQFFLSVLLKDAGMKLSDVNALNMSAGDAGAAFVAQKVDAAVTWEPWLTRGKDTDHGHVLVDSTKTPGLITDIMVTTNDMLEKNRPAMEGLYRAWSKAIAWQKDNVEEADEIMAKGVGGWLEDPAVFAETRAGIVFYDDAMNKTFMDPANEGGILGTIKNAKALGEEGGLFTIDADPASLIAADIVK from the coding sequence ATGAAACATCTGTTCAAAGGACTGTGCCTGTCGGCCATCGCCCTTGGTACGGTTTGGGGCCTATCGGCCCCGGCATCGGCCAATCAGGAACTTACCATCGCCCATTCCACATGGGTCGGTTATGGCCCGCTTTACATCGCACGCGACAAGGGTTTCTTTGAAGAAGAAGGCCTTGATGTAGATCTGGTCGTGATGGAAGACGTCAAAACCCGCATGCCGGCCCTGGCCGCTGGCCGGATTGACGTTGCCGTCACCACGATTGATACGGTGCTGGCCTTCTACAGCCCCGAACACCCGTTATCCTATCTGTTCGCGCTTGATGATTCACGTGGCGGCGATGGCATTGTCGCGGGCAAGGACATCAAAACCATTGCCGACCTCAAGGGCAAATCCATCGCCTTTACCGAGGGCTCGGTTTCGCAGTTTTTCCTGAGCGTCCTTCTGAAAGACGCCGGGATGAAGCTTTCGGATGTTAACGCGCTTAACATGTCGGCCGGCGATGCCGGTGCGGCCTTTGTCGCGCAAAAGGTCGATGCGGCGGTGACGTGGGAACCGTGGCTGACGCGTGGCAAGGATACCGATCATGGTCATGTTCTGGTCGACAGCACCAAAACTCCGGGCCTGATCACCGACATCATGGTCACCACCAATGACATGCTTGAAAAAAACCGTCCGGCAATGGAAGGCCTGTATCGGGCATGGTCCAAGGCGATTGCATGGCAGAAGGACAATGTCGAAGAAGCCGATGAAATCATGGCAAAGGGTGTTGGCGGCTGGCTTGAAGACCCGGCGGTGTTTGCCGAAACCCGTGCCGGTATCGTTTTCTATGACGATGCGATGAACAAGACCTTCATGGACCCGGCCAACGAAGGCGGCATTCTGGGCACGATCAAAAACGCCAAGGCGCTTGGCGAAGAAGGCGGCCTGTTTACCATTGATGCCGACCCGGCAAGCCTGATTGCCGCTGACATCGTGAAGTAA